A part of Gramella sp. MAR_2010_147 genomic DNA contains:
- a CDS encoding GAF domain-containing protein — protein MPFQKLKPKVEDILQNKEASVDKRLTEVCELLETSIPYYDWVGFYFKNGDKEELKLRSFAGEPTDHEIIPFGRGICGQVAVSNKNFVVPDVKAQNNYIACSIHVKAEIVIPLFLNGENIGQIDIDSHSEDPFSHEDELFLEWVNKKVAEIL, from the coding sequence ATGCCATTTCAAAAATTAAAACCGAAGGTTGAAGATATACTTCAAAATAAAGAAGCAAGCGTAGATAAAAGACTTACTGAAGTTTGCGAATTGCTTGAAACATCCATTCCTTACTACGACTGGGTAGGATTTTACTTTAAGAATGGAGATAAGGAAGAACTTAAATTAAGGTCATTTGCAGGTGAACCAACAGATCATGAAATTATCCCTTTTGGAAGAGGAATCTGCGGTCAGGTAGCTGTTTCAAACAAAAACTTTGTGGTACCTGATGTAAAAGCTCAAAATAACTATATCGCATGTAGCATTCATGTGAAAGCTGAAATTGTGATTCCGCTTTTTTTAAATGGGGAAAACATTGGGCAGATAGATATTGATAGTCACTCGGAAGATCCATTTTCTCATGAGGACGAGCTTTTTCTGGAATGGGTAAATAAAAAAGTTGCAGAAATTTTATAG
- the xrtF gene encoding exosortase family protein XrtF, producing the protein MQKYSISNVKRALDFYKFVKNHYWNLRSLIRKYRLVLRFIFIFLGSYFLFSSLYNGFLILYDTENPVPDPITQLVARQSGTLMQEFGYDNVEVVMHYTGLSMKLMVDDYFLAGIVEGCNSASIIILFSSFILAFFGKTVTTLLYLFVGSVIIYVINILRIVILAVGIYEYPQYSGFMHSIFFPLAIYGTVFILWLIWVRIYSRWNRK; encoded by the coding sequence GTGCAAAAGTATTCAATTTCTAATGTAAAGAGAGCACTTGATTTCTATAAATTTGTTAAAAACCACTACTGGAATTTGCGCAGTCTAATTAGAAAATACCGACTTGTCCTAAGATTTATTTTCATTTTTCTTGGAAGTTATTTTCTTTTTTCAAGTCTTTACAACGGGTTCCTGATCCTTTATGATACAGAAAATCCGGTTCCCGATCCCATTACACAATTAGTTGCGAGGCAAAGTGGTACTTTAATGCAGGAATTTGGATACGATAATGTAGAGGTGGTAATGCATTATACGGGTTTATCAATGAAACTGATGGTTGACGACTATTTTTTAGCCGGGATCGTGGAAGGTTGTAATTCTGCCAGTATCATTATCTTATTTTCATCTTTTATACTTGCATTCTTTGGAAAGACGGTTACCACATTGCTGTATCTTTTTGTCGGGTCGGTTATCATTTACGTGATCAATATTTTAAGAATTGTAATCTTAGCTGTTGGTATTTATGAGTATCCGCAGTACTCAGGTTTTATGCATTCCATATTTTTTCCGCTTGCGATCTACGGAACTGTTTTTATTTTATGGCTAATATGGGTTAGAATTTACTCCAGATGGAACAGAAAGTAA
- a CDS encoding exosortase F system-associated protein, translating to MEQKVKKRYRIMQIGILIFLLAVIRLFEQDLFYDPLILFFKSDYLLGIIPPMDMAKLMFNLSLRFCLNTIISLTIIYVSFRDINILKFSAVLYGVLYVVATIIFIFLVLNIEREHYLALFYVRRFLIHPIFLLILLPAFYYYRLREYRKN from the coding sequence ATGGAACAGAAAGTAAAAAAGAGATATCGCATTATGCAAATTGGAATATTGATATTCCTTTTAGCTGTAATTCGCCTGTTTGAACAGGACCTCTTTTATGATCCCCTCATCCTGTTTTTCAAATCAGATTATTTACTAGGGATTATCCCTCCAATGGATATGGCAAAACTCATGTTTAACCTTAGTCTGCGATTTTGTTTAAATACCATAATTTCTCTTACAATTATCTATGTAAGTTTTAGAGATATCAATATTTTAAAATTTTCAGCTGTGTTATATGGGGTGTTATATGTAGTTGCCACGATAATTTTTATTTTTCTTGTACTGAATATTGAAAGAGAACATTATCTCGCATTATTTTATGTAAGACGTTTTTTAATACATCCTATATTCCTTTTAATATTATTACCCGCATTCTATTATTACAGACTTAGGGAGTACAGAAAAAATTGA
- a CDS encoding NmrA/HSCARG family protein, which translates to MDDKKIIAVVGATGAQGNGLAHAILNDPEGNFKVRALTRDSNSKNALALKKLGAKVVEADVGSKEKLVNVFKGAYGAYCVTFFWEHFSPESEKQHAKNMAEAAKEAGVHHVIWSTLEDTRKWISLDDDRMPTLMDDYKVPHFDAKGEANAYFEESGVPYTLLLTSFYWDNFINFGMGPQKGEDGELAITFPLKDKKLPGIAAEDIGKTAYAIFKNSEEFIGKTVGIASEHLTGQQMADIFSEVYGKKVKYNAVEPKIYRSFDFPGADDLGNMFQFKADFEDYFCGIRDIERTKALNPELQTFKEWLQINKSKMEV; encoded by the coding sequence ATGGATGATAAAAAAATTATAGCGGTGGTTGGTGCAACCGGCGCTCAGGGTAACGGACTAGCTCATGCAATTTTGAATGATCCCGAAGGAAATTTTAAAGTAAGAGCTTTAACCAGAGACAGTAATTCAAAAAATGCATTGGCCCTCAAAAAATTGGGTGCTAAAGTCGTTGAGGCCGATGTGGGTAGTAAGGAAAAACTGGTGAATGTATTTAAAGGAGCTTACGGCGCCTATTGTGTGACCTTCTTTTGGGAACATTTTTCACCGGAAAGTGAAAAACAGCATGCAAAAAATATGGCTGAAGCCGCTAAAGAGGCCGGTGTGCATCATGTAATATGGTCTACTCTGGAAGATACCCGAAAGTGGATCTCTTTAGATGACGACCGTATGCCAACCTTAATGGATGACTATAAAGTTCCTCATTTTGATGCTAAAGGAGAAGCCAACGCTTATTTTGAAGAATCGGGGGTGCCTTACACATTATTACTTACCTCCTTTTACTGGGATAATTTTATCAATTTTGGAATGGGACCTCAGAAAGGAGAAGATGGAGAACTAGCCATCACATTTCCTTTAAAGGATAAAAAACTACCGGGAATTGCAGCCGAAGATATTGGCAAGACCGCCTATGCCATTTTTAAGAATTCAGAAGAGTTTATAGGAAAAACTGTGGGAATAGCCAGTGAACATCTTACCGGGCAGCAAATGGCCGACATATTTTCAGAAGTCTACGGAAAAAAAGTAAAATACAATGCCGTGGAACCTAAGATCTATAGAAGTTTCGATTTTCCCGGAGCAGATGATCTTGGAAATATGTTTCAGTTTAAAGCAGATTTTGAAGATTATTTTTGTGGAATAAGGGATATTGAGAGAACAAAGGCACTTAATCCTGAGCTACAAACTTTTAAAGAATGGCTGCAGATTAACAAAAGTAAGATGGAGGTTTAA